The Deltaproteobacteria bacterium DNA segment CGCACGCCTTGATCGGTCCCACGGGTGTGGTGCGTGCCGTCGAGTCCGTCGCGGGCGCGGTGGGCATTCGCTACAACACACTCCTCGTGCTCCTCGGAACGAGCCTGCTGGGCGCGGCGTCCGGGATCATCGGTTCTTACGCCGTTCTTCGCCGTCGATCGCTGGTCGGCGACGCGGTCGCCCACGCGGCGCTGCCCGGCGTGGCCGCGGCATTTCTCATCATTCGCGAGCGCGACTTCACCTGGCTGCTCGGCGGCGCGTTGGCGGCAGGGCTTCTCGGCTCGTCGTGCGTGTCCTGGCTGCAGCGCCACACGCGCATCAAGGCCGACGCCGCGATCGGAATCGTGCTGTCGGTCTTTTACGGCGCGGGCATCGCGCTGTCGGGCATCGCGCAGAACGACCCGACGGGCCGGCAAGCCGGACTCGATTCGTTTCTGCTCGGCAAGACGGCCGGCATGGTGAGTCAGGATCTCGTGTTCATCGCCCTCGTCGGCGCGAATATCGTGGCCATCACGCTGCTGCTCTACAAAGAATTCAAGCTCCTGTCTTTCGACTCGGCCTTCGCCGCGGTCCAGGGATTTCCCGTGCTCGCGCTCGACGCGCTCATGATGGCGCTGCTGGTCGCCGCGGTGGTCATCGGGCTTCCCGCGGTCGGCGTCGTGCTCATGGCGTCGCTCATCATCTTGCCGGGCGTGTCGGCTCGATTCTGGACGGAGCGCCTGAGTTACATGCTCGTTCTCTCGGCGATATTCGGACTCGCGACCGGAGCGGCCGGCACGGCGGCGAGCGCCCATTGGTCGGAGTTCCCGGCCGGGGCGATGATCGTGCTCACCGGCGCGGCGATCTTTTCCGTTTCCATGCTCTTCGCTCCGCGTCGCGGGGTCATATCCCGGGCGTTGTCGTTCGCGTCGATGCGCACACGGGTAGCCCGGCAAAACCTGCTGCGCACGCTCTACGATCTGTCCGATCCGGACCCCGTGGCCCGCCCGTCGATTCCGCTCGATCGGGTATCGGCCGCGAGGTCGTGGACCGCAAGTCACGTCCGGCGCGAACTCGCAAACGCGGCGCGTCGGGGGCAGGTCGAACTGTCGGACGGGAAGGTCCGGCTGACGGGACAGGGGCTCTCGGACGCCGCGACCGTCGCCAAGTCACGGCGACTGTGGGAGCTGTTTCTCATGCGCTACGCCGACGTCGCCGGCGACTACGCCGATCGGGACACGACGCAGCTCGAACAGGCGCTCCCACCCGCGCTGGTCGCCGAACTCGAAACCACGCTTCACGCGGAGGGCCGTTGGCCCGCGCCCGCAAAAGCGCATGGGTCGGCGGGGGCGGCGTGATGGGCACCGTGCTTGGCATCGACGCCATCGCGTTCTGGATCGTCGTCACCGGGGCGATGGTCGGCGTGTCCGGAGCGTTGCTCGGCAACTATCTGGTGTTGCGCCGCCTGAGCCTCATGGGCGACGCTATATCGCACGCAATCCTGCCGGGGCTCGCGATTTCCTTCGTGGTAACGCAGTCCCGCGCGCCGTTCGCCAGGTTGATTGGAGCCGCGCTCGCGGGGCTCGCGACGGCCGCGCTGACCGAATGGATTCGCCGATTCGCCGGAGTGCCGGAGGACGCGGCCATGGGCGTCGTCTTCACGACGCTCTTCGCCGCGGGCGTCGTCATCATCACGCGTTCGGCGAGTGCCGTCGATCTCGATCCCGGGTGCGTCCTGTATGGCATTCTCGAGTCGGCTGCGCTCGATACGCACCCGATTTGGGGTTTCGAAGTTCCGCGCATCACGGTCACGATGGGCGTCATGACCGCTGCCGTGATCGCGTTCGTGCTCGCGTTCTGGAAGGAGATCAAGATCGTCTCCTTCGACCCCGACCTAGCGACAACCGTCGGCATCCGGGCGTCATGGGTCCACGCGCTCCTGATGTTCATGACCGCCGCGTATTGCGTCGCGGCGTTTGAAGCGGTCGGTTCAATCCTCGTCGTGGCCATGCTGATCGTACCGCCGGCGACGGCGTACCTGCTAACCGATCGGCTCTGGCTCATGGCGCTCCTCTCCGCTGCGCTGGGCGCTTCCGCCGCGCTCGTCGGTCGCTTCGGCGCGAGCGCTCTCGCCACGTCGGCGGCGGGGATGATGGCGGTCGCCGCGGGGCTGACCTTCGCGCTGGCGGTCCTGTTCGCGCCGCGATACGGATACGTCGCGAAGCGCGTCTCGCGCGCCGCCGCCGCGCTCAACGTCGTCCGCGAAGATCTCCTCGGACTCCTCTACCGACTCCGCGAGGTGTCGCCCGATCGGCGGCTCTCGGAAACCGAAGCCCTGGCGGCGGTGGGCGGCGAAATCTGGGCGAGAATCGCGCTGACGGCCGCGCTTCGATCGGGTGAAATCCGGCGGGATGCCGATTCCGTGATCCTGACCGAGCGCGGCGCATCGCGCGCTTCGAATCTGATTCGCGGGCATCGATTGTGGGAGAGCTATCTGGAGAAGTATTTCGGCGTCGCGCCGGACCGCGTACACGGGCCGGCGGATCGCGTCGAGCACTATCTGACGGACGACCTGCGCGAAGACCTCGCCGGGCACCTGGGAAATCCCGATCTCGACCCCCACGGGCGACCGATCACGGATCGAATTCCGGCGTCGCGCAGAAAATCGGCGCGCTGAGCGCGCTCAGGTCGCTTCTTCGCGAGTGACAAGCACGCGATCGGCGGCGTTGAGACCGATCACACGGCGGCGGCGTCGAC contains these protein-coding regions:
- a CDS encoding metal ABC transporter permease, producing the protein MPIRRLAIVLGILIGVQVAAHALIGPTGVVRAVESVAGAVGIRYNTLLVLLGTSLLGAASGIIGSYAVLRRRSLVGDAVAHAALPGVAAAFLIIRERDFTWLLGGALAAGLLGSSCVSWLQRHTRIKADAAIGIVLSVFYGAGIALSGIAQNDPTGRQAGLDSFLLGKTAGMVSQDLVFIALVGANIVAITLLLYKEFKLLSFDSAFAAVQGFPVLALDALMMALLVAAVVIGLPAVGVVLMASLIILPGVSARFWTERLSYMLVLSAIFGLATGAAGTAASAHWSEFPAGAMIVLTGAAIFSVSMLFAPRRGVISRALSFASMRTRVARQNLLRTLYDLSDPDPVARPSIPLDRVSAARSWTASHVRRELANAARRGQVELSDGKVRLTGQGLSDAATVAKSRRLWELFLMRYADVAGDYADRDTTQLEQALPPALVAELETTLHAEGRWPAPAKAHGSAGAA
- a CDS encoding metal ABC transporter permease, encoding MGTVLGIDAIAFWIVVTGAMVGVSGALLGNYLVLRRLSLMGDAISHAILPGLAISFVVTQSRAPFARLIGAALAGLATAALTEWIRRFAGVPEDAAMGVVFTTLFAAGVVIITRSASAVDLDPGCVLYGILESAALDTHPIWGFEVPRITVTMGVMTAAVIAFVLAFWKEIKIVSFDPDLATTVGIRASWVHALLMFMTAAYCVAAFEAVGSILVVAMLIVPPATAYLLTDRLWLMALLSAALGASAALVGRFGASALATSAAGMMAVAAGLTFALAVLFAPRYGYVAKRVSRAAAALNVVREDLLGLLYRLREVSPDRRLSETEALAAVGGEIWARIALTAALRSGEIRRDADSVILTERGASRASNLIRGHRLWESYLEKYFGVAPDRVHGPADRVEHYLTDDLREDLAGHLGNPDLDPHGRPITDRIPASRRKSAR